A region of Nitrospirota bacterium DNA encodes the following proteins:
- a CDS encoding amidohydrolase family protein, with the protein MHNEKKKMTYRAQIIGSAENDLVLPQFLGIEHGIIRSLSSQSPNDPEQEIVDLGQLVIAPLFCDHHLHFPGNSALKADDAGRRILCHGIGRVFEGGDKAGRGLTVRDALKGRLQIRAAGYALFRKGGYGTAIGQGVEDAEDALRRIDELQSLSVDYIKIIHSGIYEPESDLITAGGFGTAELGRIVDHARKRGLDVYCHVNGDKEVKEAVDAGVTAVIHGLRVSDATLSAMAANNVAFIPTVHAFHGLHAIARSDTARQNIERSVNGHLSAVSKAYELGVRILPGSDAGPSFLPYGSSYLAELGLLEKAGIPYPNLIRAASMTALQVNASADFLVLDGLSVTRVVMAGQVVY; encoded by the coding sequence ATGCATAATGAAAAAAAGAAAATGACGTATCGGGCACAGATCATAGGAAGTGCTGAAAATGATCTTGTGCTGCCGCAGTTCCTTGGCATTGAACATGGCATAATCCGGTCCCTTTCCAGCCAGAGCCCGAACGATCCGGAGCAGGAGATCGTTGATCTCGGGCAGCTCGTAATAGCACCGCTTTTTTGCGATCATCACCTTCATTTTCCCGGAAATTCCGCGTTAAAGGCCGATGACGCAGGACGCCGGATTCTCTGCCATGGCATAGGGAGAGTATTTGAAGGAGGTGATAAGGCCGGCCGAGGGCTGACGGTCAGAGATGCACTGAAGGGCAGACTGCAGATAAGGGCAGCCGGCTATGCGCTATTCAGGAAGGGAGGGTACGGCACTGCCATCGGGCAGGGTGTTGAAGATGCGGAGGACGCTTTAAGAAGGATCGACGAGCTTCAGTCCCTGTCAGTTGATTATATAAAGATCATTCATTCCGGTATTTACGAGCCTGAGTCAGACCTGATCACGGCTGGCGGCTTTGGTACGGCAGAGCTGGGGCGCATTGTGGACCATGCAAGGAAGAGAGGCCTTGATGTCTATTGTCATGTGAATGGTGACAAGGAGGTTAAGGAGGCGGTTGACGCAGGCGTAACCGCTGTTATCCATGGCCTGCGCGTAAGCGATGCAACGCTGTCAGCCATGGCTGCCAACAACGTAGCATTCATACCTACCGTGCATGCATTTCATGGCCTGCATGCCATTGCCAGGTCCGATACCGCAAGGCAGAACATAGAGAGGTCGGTCAACGGGCATCTGTCTGCAGTCAGCAAGGCCTATGAACTTGGCGTGAGGATCCTGCCGGGAAGCGATGCCGGCCCCAGTTTTTTACCCTACGGCAGTTCGTATCTGGCGGAGCTTGGCCTCCTTGAGAAGGCTGGCATCCCGTATCCAAATCTCATTCGGGCTGCTTCCATGACTGCTCTGCAGGTGAATGCCTCAGCGGATTTTCTGGTCCTTGATGGTCTGTCGGTAACCCGGGTCGTGATGGCCGGGCAGGTGGTATACTGA
- a CDS encoding rhodanese-like domain-containing protein → MRTISLFLLGLLMLVSSAAAAETFKTVTADELKKMIDSGKQITVVDTRTEEEFRQGHLPKAVNIPPEKVNNIGDLLPKAKNRPVVFYCRGVG, encoded by the coding sequence ATGAGGACCATATCACTATTTTTGTTGGGACTGCTGATGCTTGTCTCTTCGGCTGCAGCTGCCGAGACCTTCAAAACAGTAACAGCGGACGAGCTGAAAAAGATGATCGACAGCGGAAAACAGATCACTGTTGTGGACACCCGCACAGAGGAAGAATTCAGGCAGGGTCACCTGCCAAAGGCAGTGAATATCCCGCCTGAAAAGGTGAATAACATCGGAGATCTTCTCCCGAAGGCCAAGAACAGGCCTGTTGTTTTCTATTGCAGGGGCGTTGGCTGA
- a CDS encoding TlpA family protein disulfide reductase, with protein sequence MPRFCSVLLLLICPVLCFPVRAFSVTRGEAAPAFALSDLQGMKHTLSDYTGKVVLINFWASWCGECITEMPSLNTVHTQFSDRGLAVLGVTVDRITEDARAAAKKARIAFPILVDARGEVFIRKYAVIGLPTTIVLDRKGVIREILVGSQDFQEKKIRDMLVSLLNERTAP encoded by the coding sequence ATGCCGAGGTTCTGCTCTGTCCTCCTTCTTCTCATCTGCCCGGTTTTGTGTTTCCCTGTCAGGGCCTTTTCCGTCACCCGGGGAGAAGCAGCTCCTGCATTTGCGCTTTCCGATCTTCAGGGCATGAAGCACACACTTTCCGATTATACCGGCAAGGTTGTCTTGATCAACTTCTGGGCAAGCTGGTGCGGAGAATGCATTACCGAGATGCCGTCGCTGAACACGGTACATACGCAGTTCAGCGACAGGGGGCTTGCGGTGCTCGGCGTGACCGTTGACAGAATCACTGAAGATGCGCGCGCTGCGGCAAAGAAAGCCCGTATTGCCTTTCCGATACTCGTTGATGCGAGGGGCGAGGTCTTTATCAGAAAATATGCGGTGATCGGTCTTCCGACAACGATCGTTCTGGACAGAAAGGGCGTTATACGGGAGATCCTCGTCGGTTCTCAGGATTTTCAGGAAAAAAAGATCAGGGACATGCTAGTTTCCTTACTGAATGAAAGAACTGCCCCTTAA
- a CDS encoding cytochrome c3 family protein has protein sequence MRAAADGWTRHIVFCLIFLTLLLLSVVVYSEAAQQAIDQYHTDCVMCHRTSTPAYDEASAVAPDLDMSSVCMDCHHYSETHHPVNFTPDRDIDSRFPLLDGEMQCLTCHEAHGTNRLSNPGLLRGAPYADRREICSRCHTLDLDLSFNPHVMTEPDGTIRVVNNGPICLVCHAAVPDQRATRIQVIFRADVAFICWRCHPPMPASFFNAHFQIKPRRQTLAFMKQHAKEQGVLLPLLNRGRITCSTCHNPHQAGIIVKSAAAVGADSYKKLRLTKGRICTGCHQNK, from the coding sequence ATGAGAGCAGCAGCTGATGGATGGACACGGCACATTGTTTTTTGTCTGATCTTTCTGACGCTCCTTCTTTTGTCTGTTGTCGTTTACAGTGAAGCAGCTCAACAGGCCATTGACCAGTATCATACGGATTGCGTCATGTGCCACCGGACATCGACGCCTGCCTATGACGAGGCATCCGCAGTTGCGCCGGATCTGGACATGTCCTCCGTCTGCATGGATTGCCACCACTATAGCGAAACCCATCACCCGGTAAACTTTACTCCTGACAGGGACATAGACAGCAGATTTCCCCTATTGGACGGCGAGATGCAATGCCTTACCTGTCATGAGGCGCACGGGACGAACAGGCTCTCCAATCCCGGGCTGCTCCGCGGCGCACCTTATGCAGACCGAAGGGAGATATGTTCGCGATGCCATACCTTAGATCTGGACCTGAGCTTTAATCCTCATGTCATGACAGAACCTGACGGGACCATTCGGGTGGTAAACAACGGACCGATCTGCCTCGTCTGTCACGCTGCCGTTCCTGACCAGCGGGCCACCCGTATACAGGTCATATTCAGGGCTGATGTAGCATTCATCTGCTGGAGGTGTCACCCTCCAATGCCTGCCAGCTTCTTTAATGCACATTTTCAGATAAAGCCACGCCGTCAGACACTGGCATTCATGAAGCAGCATGCCAAAGAACAGGGCGTGCTGCTGCCGCTTCTGAACAGGGGCAGGATCACCTGCTCAACCTGTCATAATCCCCATCAGGCAGGCATCATCGTGAAAAGCGCAGCGGCTGTAGGTGCTGACTCATACAAGAAACTGCGGCTCACCAAAGGGCGTATCTGCACAGGCTGCCATCAAAACAAATAA
- a CDS encoding DUF4337 domain-containing protein: MTEEKKERWLNYLALTTVIFAVCATLSTFKGGGHSTKAVLSQTMASDQWAYYQSKSIKGYLYELQKEELDLELKSQGSRVSRLMKDEFAKKIAAYEEKIKKYEGEKEKIQADAKSYEQKRDRAQKHQQAFGVAVIFLQIAILLSSVSALLKKKPLWLVSLGAGVVGLFYFANGFLLFIK; this comes from the coding sequence ATGACAGAAGAAAAGAAAGAACGCTGGCTTAATTATCTTGCGCTCACTACCGTGATATTTGCGGTCTGCGCCACGCTCTCGACATTCAAGGGAGGCGGCCATTCCACAAAGGCTGTGCTAAGCCAGACCATGGCGTCGGACCAGTGGGCCTATTACCAGTCAAAGAGCATTAAAGGCTATCTGTATGAGCTCCAGAAGGAGGAACTGGATCTGGAGCTGAAGTCTCAGGGTTCAAGAGTGTCCCGGCTGATGAAGGATGAGTTTGCGAAAAAGATCGCTGCATACGAAGAGAAGATAAAAAAATATGAAGGAGAGAAGGAGAAGATACAGGCTGACGCCAAGTCCTATGAGCAGAAGAGGGACAGGGCACAGAAGCACCAGCAGGCATTTGGCGTTGCAGTCATCTTTCTTCAGATAGCGATCCTGCTGTCTTCTGTTTCGGCGCTGCTGAAGAAGAAACCTCTCTGGCTGGTGAGTCTCGGCGCCGGTGTTGTGGGACTGTTCTATTTTGCCAACGGTTTCCTCCTCTTCATAAAATAA
- a CDS encoding class I SAM-dependent rRNA methyltransferase has product MQKVHLKRTKRLHGGHLWVFSNELHEGLKNYEPGSLVEVYDMHDEFIGIGYINPNSLIAVRLLTRERHSIDREFIAQRINAAITLRKRLIGDREAFRVIYSEGDYLPGLIADTYGACVVLQFLTFGMDAMKDMVIELFDEILRPEIIVLRNESRVRTLEGLPQYKEIVKGSLESLPMIREDGLFFEIDPYEGQKTGFFLDQRENRVSLKRYIQHGKGLDLFSYIGAWSMHLASAGAEITCVDSSDRAIAQARRNADLNDLGSRIDYAVEDVFAFLDKELRNGEGRYDFIVLDPPAFVKSAGKLKEAAKAYREINELCMRLLKRGGILASSSCSYHMSRELFVDTLNAAAKNARRSLRLIEFRSQAPDHPVLLSMPETEYLKCAFLVVD; this is encoded by the coding sequence ATGCAGAAGGTCCATCTTAAAAGAACGAAACGGTTGCATGGCGGACATCTTTGGGTATTTTCCAACGAACTGCATGAGGGTCTGAAAAACTATGAACCGGGTTCCCTTGTCGAAGTCTATGACATGCACGATGAGTTCATCGGTATCGGGTATATTAATCCTAACAGCCTCATAGCGGTTCGGCTTCTTACCCGTGAACGGCACAGCATTGACCGTGAATTTATAGCTCAGCGGATCAATGCTGCGATCACCCTGAGAAAAAGACTTATCGGCGACAGGGAGGCTTTCAGGGTCATATACAGCGAAGGGGATTACCTTCCGGGTCTCATTGCAGACACGTACGGCGCATGTGTTGTCCTTCAGTTCCTTACTTTTGGTATGGACGCCATGAAGGATATGGTGATCGAACTGTTCGACGAGATCCTCAGGCCGGAGATCATTGTCCTGAGGAACGAGAGCAGGGTGAGAACCCTTGAGGGATTGCCGCAGTACAAAGAGATCGTGAAAGGCAGCCTTGAGAGTCTGCCGATGATCAGGGAAGACGGACTTTTTTTCGAGATCGATCCCTATGAGGGCCAGAAGACCGGGTTTTTCCTTGACCAGAGAGAGAACAGGGTCTCTCTTAAGCGATACATACAGCACGGAAAGGGATTGGACCTCTTCTCCTATATCGGCGCGTGGTCAATGCACCTTGCATCGGCCGGAGCAGAGATCACCTGCGTGGATTCGTCCGACAGGGCTATTGCTCAGGCCAGACGAAACGCTGACCTGAATGACCTGGGCAGCAGGATCGATTATGCGGTTGAGGATGTCTTTGCCTTTCTTGATAAGGAGCTCCGAAACGGGGAGGGAAGATACGATTTTATCGTCCTTGATCCCCCTGCCTTTGTAAAGAGTGCAGGCAAGCTGAAGGAAGCAGCAAAGGCCTATCGTGAGATCAATGAGCTATGCATGAGGCTCCTTAAGCGCGGCGGGATACTCGCCTCATCCTCCTGCTCCTATCATATGAGCAGAGAGCTCTTCGTTGATACGCTGAATGCTGCGGCAAAAAATGCCCGCCGCAGCCTGCGGCTGATCGAGTTCCGTTCTCAGGCCCCTGATCATCCCGTGCTGCTTTCCATGCCCGAGACCGAATATCTCAAATGCGCCTTTCTTGTCGTTGATTGA
- a CDS encoding 3-methyl-2-oxobutanoate dehydrogenase subunit VorB: MMKKSMLLMKGNEALAEAALRAGCRFYAGYPITPQNEIPEYLSRRMPEVGGTFIQAESEIAAVNMVYGASAAGARAMTSSSSPGMSLKQEAISFLAGAELPAVIVNIQRGGPGLGNIAASQADYFQAVKGGGHGDYRCLVYSPFSLQEMWDLTLRAFDKADEYRTPVIILGDGVVGQMMEPFRPTAYKNPKLPKKNWVLDGAKGRKPRVIRTLYMGQGELEQRNISLQKKYDRMKRKEVMFDAYDTKDARLVVVAFGIAARIALSAVKELRREGKKIGLFRPITLFPFPEEQLAALSEKGRRFIVTEMNAGQMVDDVRLAVNGRSEVLFYGRPGGAVFNPEELYQKIKAAYGKPKR, encoded by the coding sequence ATGATGAAGAAAAGTATGCTCCTGATGAAAGGGAATGAGGCGTTGGCCGAGGCTGCGCTGAGGGCGGGTTGCAGGTTCTATGCCGGCTATCCTATAACGCCCCAGAACGAGATCCCTGAATACCTGTCCAGGAGAATGCCGGAGGTCGGCGGAACCTTTATCCAGGCCGAGTCGGAGATCGCTGCCGTTAACATGGTATACGGCGCTTCAGCGGCCGGGGCACGGGCCATGACCTCGTCGAGCAGCCCGGGTATGAGTCTTAAGCAGGAGGCGATCTCGTTCCTTGCAGGCGCTGAGCTTCCGGCTGTTATCGTCAACATCCAGAGGGGCGGGCCGGGCCTCGGCAATATTGCTGCGAGCCAGGCTGACTATTTTCAGGCGGTGAAGGGCGGCGGTCATGGCGACTACCGGTGTCTGGTCTATTCGCCGTTCAGCCTGCAGGAGATGTGGGACCTCACCCTGCGTGCTTTTGATAAGGCTGATGAGTATCGTACCCCTGTTATAATCCTCGGCGACGGCGTTGTCGGCCAGATGATGGAGCCGTTTCGTCCGACTGCCTATAAGAATCCGAAACTGCCGAAAAAGAACTGGGTGCTTGACGGCGCAAAGGGAAGGAAGCCCCGCGTTATCCGTACGCTCTACATGGGACAGGGAGAGCTTGAGCAGAGGAACATCAGCCTCCAGAAAAAGTACGACCGTATGAAGCGGAAAGAGGTCATGTTCGATGCGTATGATACAAAGGACGCCAGGCTCGTTGTCGTTGCCTTTGGCATTGCTGCACGAATAGCGCTTTCCGCTGTCAAGGAGCTTCGGCGTGAAGGAAAGAAGATCGGCCTGTTTAGACCAATAACCCTGTTTCCGTTCCCTGAAGAACAGCTTGCAGCGCTTTCCGAAAAGGGAAGGCGTTTTATCGTTACCGAGATGAATGCAGGCCAGATGGTTGATGATGTGAGGCTTGCGGTGAACGGAAGATCAGAAGTGCTTTTCTACGGCCGGCCCGGCGGCGCGGTCTTTAATCCAGAGGAGCTGTATCAGAAGATAAAGGCAGCATACGGAAAGCCGAAACGATAA
- a CDS encoding response regulator — MGAKKILIVDDEPDIVELLSYNLKKEGFEVASALDGNEAVGLIKKADFDFLILDLMLPGVQGMELCRVLRNNPASRHIPVIMLTAKGDEIDRIVGLETGADDYMTKPFSPRELVARVRAVLRRAGERAAEDRTIRAGELVINRETYSVTKKDLPIALSSTEFRLLLYLAERKGRIFSRDQLLDAAWKDEAFVEPRTVDVHIRRLRTQIEDDPSDPRYIKTRRGIGYYMDADL; from the coding sequence ATGGGAGCGAAGAAGATCCTTATTGTAGATGACGAACCCGACATTGTTGAGCTGCTCTCCTATAACCTGAAGAAAGAAGGGTTTGAGGTCGCCTCTGCTTTGGACGGCAATGAAGCCGTTGGCCTGATCAAAAAAGCTGATTTCGATTTTCTGATCCTTGACCTGATGCTGCCGGGTGTCCAGGGCATGGAGCTCTGCCGTGTTCTGAGAAATAATCCTGCTTCCCGGCATATCCCGGTGATCATGCTCACGGCAAAAGGAGATGAGATCGACCGGATCGTCGGCCTCGAAACTGGCGCTGACGACTACATGACCAAGCCGTTCAGTCCAAGGGAGCTCGTAGCCCGCGTCAGGGCTGTTTTGCGCAGGGCAGGCGAAAGGGCTGCTGAAGACAGAACGATCCGCGCAGGTGAACTGGTGATCAACAGGGAGACCTATTCGGTCACAAAAAAGGATCTGCCGATCGCACTCAGCTCTACAGAATTCAGGCTCCTGCTCTACCTTGCGGAAAGAAAAGGCAGGATCTTCAGCAGGGACCAGCTTCTTGATGCAGCATGGAAGGACGAGGCGTTCGTGGAACCCCGGACCGTGGATGTGCATATCAGGCGTCTTCGCACGCAGATTGAGGATGATCCTTCTGATCCCCGCTATATAAAGACGAGAAGGGGAATAGGATACTACATGGACGCTGACCTGTGA